The Opitutales bacterium ASA1 genome window below encodes:
- a CDS encoding sulfite oxidase-like oxidoreductase: protein MKDQFIAAKQRWAEKQKAAGFKPRDVAAPDRLPPGQRLTKGFPVLDLGIQPEIPHAEWSLTVDGEVENPVKLDWTAFNALPQVEDTSDFHCVTTWSKFDCRWSGVAFTTLYELARPKPDAAFVYFTSYDGYSTNVPLEKCLDDDVLVATRFDGEPVTREHGGPARVIIPKLYAWKGAKFVQGIHFLPGDKLGFWELRGYSNSADPWKEERYA, encoded by the coding sequence GTGAAAGATCAATTCATCGCCGCCAAACAGCGCTGGGCCGAAAAGCAGAAAGCCGCCGGCTTCAAGCCGAGAGACGTGGCCGCGCCCGACCGCCTGCCGCCCGGCCAACGTCTGACCAAGGGCTTCCCCGTCCTCGACCTCGGCATCCAGCCCGAAATCCCGCATGCCGAGTGGTCGCTCACCGTCGATGGGGAGGTGGAAAACCCCGTGAAGCTCGATTGGACCGCGTTCAACGCACTCCCGCAGGTCGAGGACACGAGCGACTTCCACTGCGTCACCACTTGGAGCAAGTTCGATTGCCGTTGGAGCGGTGTCGCCTTCACCACGCTCTACGAATTGGCGCGGCCCAAGCCCGACGCAGCGTTCGTCTACTTCACTTCCTACGACGGCTACTCGACCAACGTCCCACTCGAGAAGTGCCTCGACGACGACGTGCTCGTAGCGACGCGTTTCGACGGCGAACCCGTGACGCGCGAGCACGGTGGTCCGGCCCGCGTGATCATCCCGAAGCTCTATGCCTGGAAAGGTGCCAAGTTCGTGCAGGGCATCCACTTCCTGCCCGGCGACAAACTCGGCTTCTGGGAGCTGCGCGGCTACTCCAATTCCGCGGACCCCTGGAAGGAAGAGCGCTACGCCTGA
- the ppc gene encoding phosphoenolpyruvate carboxylase, which translates to MRFSPPVADRLLFVALSRPFLPPNLPDRMRSDKKPTPAARGHNFSLLSEEVRRLGAVLGRVIAELEGPDTLAAVEHLRRLAKAARRADAAAFRRLDEKVAGLEPAAALRIALAFTAYFELVNLAEEDYRIAILRRRRAERLRADPTQQHGVIRESIEAAVLALKEAGVDDEEMQEIVDELRIELVLTAHPTESKRRTVLSKLRRLADMLQTSRTPESQTFPERDSGPLEREIASLWLTDRVRSRRPEVVDEVKTGLWFFDNTLWETVPHLVEDLRQALAVHYPGVRAPGGWLTFGSWIGGDRDGNPNVTASVTADSLLLHRRMAIERHRLAAQQLSRLLTVSNRRIQASPELIELLRDSDQLSEHIAILAARYPNEPYRLLLAGLRQRLTMAWGECTPELLSRLPKGDGPGQIRARDVAETLRTAAQSLARGPAGRLADGELERLVQQVDTFGLHTARLDLRQHSGRHEEAIEEILEAHGVQSGYSDLSEAKKRKLLAGLLSGRVQMVPLESGPHLSDDTRDVIEPLRLAARVATILGPEVLGTYVISMTNEVSDVLEAVLLQQWTGACLPIAPLFETLDDLDRSGRVLEAMFAHKNYRAHLQRTGGAQTVMLGYSDSNKDCGYLAANWALYRAQEVIADTCEHAGVRLTLFHGRGGTVARGGGPAARAILAQPCGLRHASIRMTEQGEVLSTRYHNGDLAHRILEQVTYGVLLGAHAARSRREWPDVFVEALHEAAAASHRAYRRMVEDPEFLVFWKEATPIDEISELKIGSRPTFRRATTRLSDLRAIPWVFSWMQSRFNFPGWFGLGSGLEAILARGDEALALVRRMYAEWPFFRTVIDNAQLTLRKADMGIAELYSSMVRDPAVRQRVFGAIREEFDRTCRAILLVTGEKELLENEPILLRSVDLRNPYIDPLNHIQVEMLQRLRKGADLPPAEIEALRDVVQLTINGISAGLKNTG; encoded by the coding sequence ATGCGCTTTTCCCCTCCCGTGGCGGACCGACTGCTGTTCGTCGCGCTCTCTCGTCCTTTCCTTCCACCCAATCTCCCCGACCGCATGCGTTCCGACAAAAAACCGACCCCCGCCGCGCGCGGACACAACTTCTCCCTCCTCTCCGAAGAGGTCCGCCGCCTCGGGGCCGTGCTCGGCCGCGTCATCGCCGAGCTGGAAGGCCCCGACACCCTCGCCGCCGTCGAGCACCTGCGCCGCCTTGCCAAGGCCGCGCGCAGAGCCGATGCCGCCGCGTTTCGCCGGCTCGACGAAAAGGTCGCCGGCCTCGAACCCGCCGCCGCGCTGCGCATCGCCTTGGCGTTCACCGCCTACTTCGAGTTGGTCAACCTCGCCGAGGAGGACTACCGTATCGCCATCTTGCGCCGCCGCCGCGCGGAACGCTTGCGCGCCGACCCCACCCAGCAGCACGGCGTCATCCGCGAATCGATCGAGGCCGCCGTCCTCGCGCTCAAGGAGGCCGGCGTGGACGACGAGGAGATGCAGGAGATCGTCGACGAACTGCGCATCGAACTCGTCCTTACCGCGCACCCGACCGAATCCAAGCGCCGCACCGTCCTGAGCAAACTGCGCCGCCTCGCCGACATGCTCCAGACCTCCCGCACGCCCGAATCGCAGACGTTTCCCGAGCGCGACAGCGGGCCGCTCGAGCGCGAAATCGCCTCGCTGTGGCTCACCGATCGCGTCCGCAGCCGCCGACCCGAAGTGGTCGACGAAGTGAAGACGGGCCTGTGGTTCTTCGACAACACCCTTTGGGAAACCGTCCCGCACCTCGTCGAAGATCTTCGGCAGGCGCTCGCTGTTCATTATCCCGGCGTTCGTGCCCCCGGTGGCTGGCTGACCTTCGGCTCGTGGATCGGCGGCGATCGTGACGGCAACCCCAACGTGACCGCCTCCGTCACCGCCGATTCGCTCCTGCTCCACCGGCGCATGGCGATCGAGCGCCACCGCCTCGCCGCCCAACAGCTCTCTCGTCTCCTCACCGTATCGAATCGGCGGATACAGGCGTCGCCCGAACTGATCGAACTCCTGCGCGACAGCGACCAGCTCTCCGAGCACATCGCCATCCTCGCCGCGCGGTATCCAAACGAACCCTACCGCCTTCTCCTCGCCGGTCTGCGCCAGCGACTCACCATGGCCTGGGGCGAATGCACCCCCGAACTCCTCTCCCGACTGCCGAAGGGCGACGGCCCCGGACAAATCCGCGCGCGCGACGTGGCGGAAACCCTCCGCACCGCTGCCCAGTCCCTCGCCCGCGGACCCGCCGGCCGGCTCGCCGACGGCGAACTCGAGCGGCTCGTCCAACAAGTGGATACGTTCGGCCTGCACACCGCTCGGCTCGACCTGCGCCAACACTCCGGACGCCACGAAGAAGCGATCGAGGAGATCCTCGAAGCCCACGGCGTGCAGAGCGGTTACTCCGATCTCTCCGAGGCGAAGAAGCGCAAACTCCTCGCCGGCCTGCTCTCCGGCCGCGTCCAGATGGTCCCGCTCGAGTCTGGACCGCATCTTTCCGACGACACCCGCGACGTGATCGAGCCGCTTCGCCTCGCCGCCCGGGTCGCCACGATCCTCGGTCCGGAAGTCCTCGGCACCTACGTCATCAGCATGACCAACGAGGTCTCCGACGTCCTCGAGGCCGTGCTCCTCCAGCAGTGGACCGGCGCTTGTCTCCCGATCGCGCCTCTCTTCGAGACGCTCGACGACCTCGATCGCTCCGGCCGCGTCCTGGAGGCGATGTTCGCCCACAAGAACTACCGGGCGCACCTCCAACGCACCGGCGGCGCGCAGACCGTCATGCTCGGTTATTCCGACAGCAACAAGGACTGCGGATACCTCGCCGCCAACTGGGCGCTCTACCGTGCGCAGGAGGTCATCGCCGACACCTGCGAACACGCCGGCGTGCGCCTCACGCTCTTCCACGGCCGCGGCGGCACCGTCGCTCGCGGCGGCGGTCCGGCCGCGCGCGCCATCCTCGCGCAACCCTGCGGCCTGCGTCACGCTTCCATCCGCATGACCGAGCAGGGCGAGGTCCTCTCCACCCGTTACCACAACGGCGACCTCGCGCACCGCATCCTCGAACAGGTCACCTACGGCGTGCTGCTCGGCGCCCACGCCGCCCGCAGCCGTCGCGAATGGCCCGACGTATTCGTCGAAGCACTACACGAAGCCGCCGCGGCCTCCCACCGTGCCTACCGCCGCATGGTGGAGGATCCCGAGTTCCTCGTCTTCTGGAAGGAAGCCACCCCCATCGACGAGATCAGCGAACTCAAGATCGGCTCGCGTCCCACCTTCCGTCGCGCCACCACGCGCCTCTCCGATCTGCGCGCCATCCCGTGGGTCTTCTCTTGGATGCAGAGCCGGTTCAACTTCCCCGGCTGGTTCGGCCTCGGTTCGGGTCTCGAAGCGATCCTCGCCCGTGGCGACGAAGCTCTCGCGCTCGTGCGTCGCATGTACGCCGAATGGCCGTTCTTCCGCACCGTGATCGACAACGCCCAGCTCACCCTCCGCAAGGCCGACATGGGCATCGCCGAACTCTACTCCTCCATGGTCCGCGACCCCGCCGTGCGCCAACGCGTCTTCGGCGCGATCCGCGAGGAGTTCGACCGTACCTGCCGCGCGATCTTGCTGGTCACCGGCGAAAAGGAACTGCTCGAAAACGAGCCCATCCTACTGCGCTCCGTCGATCTGCGCAACCCCTACATCGACCCGCTCAACCACATCCAAGTCGAGATGCTCCAGCGCCTGCGCAAAGGCGCCGACCTCCCTCCCGCCGAGATCGAAGCGCTGCGCGACGTCGTGCAGCTCACCATCAACGGCATCAGCGCAGGCCTGAAGAACACCGGCTGA